The following coding sequences lie in one Syngnathoides biaculeatus isolate LvHL_M chromosome 16, ASM1980259v1, whole genome shotgun sequence genomic window:
- the LOC133514088 gene encoding small integral membrane protein 36-like — protein MGFLENYQEIDPVTLNLCILIASYVILLLVFLISCIMYDCRGKDPTKEYAPDPQPTQSPIRLVVMQSSPAPMARWDAANMIATYHEPSHAEFREKKSTMV, from the coding sequence ATGGGCTTTCTGGAAAACTACCAGGAGATCGACCCGGTCACCCTCAACTTGTGCATCCTGATCGCCAGCTACGTCATCCTGCTCCTCGTCTTCCTTATCTCGTGTATCATGTACGACTGCCGCGGCAAGGACCCCACCAAGGAGTACGCGCCTGACCCGCAGCCCACGCAGTCGCCCATCCGCCTGGTGGTCATGCAGAGCTCCCCGGCTCCTATGGCGCGCTGGGACGCTGCCAACATGATCGCCACCTACCACGAGCCCTCGCATGCCGAATTCCGGGAGAAGAAGAGCACGATGGTTTGA